In Candidatus Thermoplasmatota archaeon, the sequence GTTCCCCTTTGCAGATTTCTCGGAGCTTAAGGAGAAGAGGATCCTCATCGTCGGCGTCGGCGGGCTCGGTGCGGTGAGCGCTGAGATACTCGCCAGGTGCGGCGTCGGCAAGATCGTGCTGATGGATTACGACACGCTCGAGGAGGCGAATCTTAACAGGCTCATCTACGACACGTCACAAGTTGGGATGAAGAAGGTGGATGCGCTGAAGGCCCACTTGAGGAAGGCGAATCCGGAGGTAACTGGCATAGGTCATCCGTTTGACATAACGGACGGAAAGGGCTACGATCTGTTCGTCGAGGAAGTCGGCAAGAGCGACGCCGTGCTGGGATGCGTCGACACGTTCCAGGTCAGGGTCTTTATGAACTCCCAGTGCGTCAAGTCGGGGAAGCCGCTGATCGACGGCGGGGCGTCGACCGACGGGGTTAACGGAAGCGTCCATGTCGTCATCCCGGGGAAAACACCTTGCTTCAGGTGCAATAGGCCCGTCCTTGGCGAAACGCCCCCCGTGGAGATGCAGAGACCTGAAGGCACC encodes:
- a CDS encoding HesA/MoeB/ThiF family protein; the protein is MAEIERYSRFMQFPFADFSELKEKRILIVGVGGLGAVSAEILARCGVGKIVLMDYDTLEEANLNRLIYDTSQVGMKKVDALKAHLRKANPEVTGIGHPFDITDGKGYDLFVEEVGKSDAVLGCVDTFQVRVFMNSQCVKSGKPLIDGGASTDGVNGSVHVVIPGKTPCFRCNRPVLGETPPVEMQRPEGTRDTTGVCHFTSLPTTMGIISSLQCQEALKLLLNFGHTAPYLMYHGLEGVLERYDWERDPGCPVCGDITDEE